TGATAGACTTTGGATTCAAATCAGGATCTTTCTGACTCCAAGGCCCATGTTCTTACTCAGTATACTACACTGACTTCTAACCAAGCTCTAAAAGAAGGTAGGTGATTTAGAATCTCAGTCTCCAGACCTCAAGTCAACCCACTTTATTAGCTCATATTTAAGTCTAAACACTTGTGTACTATATCTTTGGGCATATTACTTTACTTAATCCCTGCCCTCAAGTAGCTCAGTCTAGCAAGAGGCAGATGAATACAGAATGTGAGAAATGCTGCCGTAACAGATGGAGCAGTTAATTCGGCTTAGACTTCTCAGGAAGGGGCTTAGACAGAAAAGGAGCGTGTTAGTAAGAGAGGGCATTCTGACTGAGCAAACAATGTAAAGACAGTTAAAGGAGACAGACGTTGCACTGTGGGTTTAAGGAGCAGAATAACCTGGTAAGACTGGGCAAGTGAATGAGAGTGAAGAGAGGGTATCTGGAAACAAGGCTGGGTCCAAGTTGTGAAAGTTAGCCATCAAAACGGGATTCTCTTAAGGGTAGGGATTTTTAAAACTCCCATTAATAAATGTCTTGGGACatttaagttatttaatttataaGTTCTGATTTATTAGATAAGTATTgataaaatagagaaatgttCGGTAGATCAATAAGATTAAGCATTAAACAaagtttataaaaaacaaaactcaattgGTAATGTAAACTGgcacccccatccctccccagttGAGAAACAGAGAATAACATGGGAAAAAGAGAACCCCTAGACCAGATTTAAGGTCAGAGAGACTTTCCTCATATAAACACTAGGCTCTTGTGATCTCTTGACGTAATGGTTAAACTAGGTTTGTAAAATGAGAACTAACAGTACATGGTAAATGACGGCCCCTTGGCTAAGACAAAACATCAGAAAACAGCAGAGTTGTAGCTTTCTAAATGTTCATGCCAGTAACAGTCTGAAAAAATCTACTTTTATAGCTTCAGTTTCTCTTAATAAGCATGGTTTCCAGTACCACAAAATGTTTATAAGTCACATGAAGGCATTTCAGTACTCTTGCAACCCGAGCAAGAACATAAAACATTTCTTATCAGTTTACTTTCAAACAAAGGTCCATTTACAGGTTAAAGTTCCCCTGTCGTCTTACTTTAAAGGATTAACCTTTCTTCCAGCCATAGTTATTAAAAAATCTTTAGTATATTCTCTCATTCAGAGAATAAATTTGATAAACATAAGTTGTTGTAAAATACTGTAACAGTAGCTTTTTGATAGGTAATTTGATTATTAGAGTTCTAAATACAAAAAGATGACCAGAAATAAGAGACTGTTTCTAACAAAGCTTCAGGAAAATCTTGATTATTAAAACCCTGTACCTTACAAGTTTTGCATACAGTTTTAGCTCTTCAGAGCCCTCTATCAATAAGGCACCtgcaatagtaaaaaaaaaaaaaaaattgctactgCAGCCTTGGGAACACCTCTTAGTGTTGTGTTGTTGCTTCTCTGACAAAGTACACTTTTAATCAAGAGTCATACCTTTATGTACATCCTAAATTCCAAGTATAAACATTGCAATTGAACTAATGGACTGGAGTAAAATCATAAATCCTTAGATTAACCATAGCAGCCTCTCATGAAttatttgaatttcataaaaatatgaagtGTCAACACAGGGTGGAATGGCAAATGATTTTCTGAAAGCTCGCACATTGAGACACATGAAATTTCAAGCTGTTGTGTGGAGCTATTCTGGTACCAGGCAGCATCCCCTCACTGTATACATAGCAACTAGCTACTGGGTTTCTCAAAGCCAAACAAATGATGGTTTCAAAGATCAACACTGTCCTTTGCCCTATCCATGACTCAAAATGGAAGAGTCTTCCTGTGTTTGATTCCCTTTAGCTTATTTGAGATGAGCCCTGGAAAGGAAAAAGATCATTGAGTGAAATATAACCTCCTGGAATATCATCTCCTCACTGCAGATATCCTTGACAACAACAGGAGCCTTTCATTCAGCCAGATTGCAACAGGTTCCAAGTCAGTGTCCTGTATGGTTCACATGCTCCTGGAGAACATCATGCAAACTTCTTCTTGGTGGCTGTGAACCTCTCCATGTACTGAAAATCATGAAAGAATacatgtgttatttttccctgaGCAAATAACTAACTTATTGGTTATTTgggattttatgattttttttcctttagtttttttgtttttgtttttttttttcggtacgcgggcctctcactgttgtggcctctcccgttgcggagcacaggctctggacgcgcaggctcagcggccgtggctcacgggcccagctgctccgcggcatgtgggatcttcccggaccggggcacaaacctgtgtcccctgcatcggcaggcggactctcaaccactgcgccacgagggaagcccatcCTTTAGGTTTTTATGGTCCTTCATTTCCTACAAAATCTACCTATTCTAGATGCAAATTTAAAGCACATGGTTTTGTggggtgtttttttcctttcctttatatcTTAATAGGACACctatcaaaagaaaaagatgctTTACAATAAGCTGTCGAGAGAAAAATATCATCTTGGCACAATACCATTTGGCTGATTCTCAGAACCCACCTCCAAAATGGAGAACAAATCCTTATTGACATAAACGGATTATACATACGTCCCGTACCTAGAAACACTCGTGTGAGTTACTtcacctttctcttctctggagCAGTGACTAGAAATTCAGAAGTACACTAATACATACCTTATCATAGCCTTCCAGTTCTCGAagtttctttatttcaaaaaggTTGCCTTCTACAGCAAGCAGACAGATCTGGGAATCACTGAGGATGCTCTGTGGAAGCATACTGAGCTCAAGACAATTCTCCTCCAAACGAAGAACTTTAAGGCGAGGACAGCAAGATATCTTCACTGAGATCTGAGCTATCTATTGAACAATTTATAAAAGGGATAATAGGAAAAAGTATAAGCACTGTAATGATTATtttttactaaattaaaaaatctttactTGACTATTTGTCCTAGTTCTTTCTTCTACCACCTCCATTTTCTCACTACCCACTCACTCCAGAAGCCTCTTGTGTTATCCAGCTTCTGTTACTACTAcacttttttggggaaaaaaaacaaatcttttttgAAGGTCACCAGTGGCTTTTTGGAAACAAATTTTTCTGATAATAAAAGCActgttcattatagaaaatttgagAATCATACGAGGTTAGAGAAAAAAGTTACCTGTAATCCATCACtgtaaacattttggtacaattACTGCCAATCTTTTACGTGTACATAGATGCCAACCACTTTACTGCCAAAGTCAAGGATTCGTTACCCTCATTCCCTGTTGCATTTGACTGTGCTATCCCTTTCTTGAAACTCCCACTTCTTGTACCTAAGTGCTGTGTTTTTCTTCCTATCTTTTGAATTATTCCTGATTTTGGGCTTCCCTTCTTGTTTGTATGGACATTTTTCAAGCAGCAGTCCCTAATACTTAATATTCAATCTTTCTAAACTTTCTCCTAGAAAGctcattcattctcttttttttttcttttttgcggtacgcgggcctctcactgttgtggcctctcccgttgcggagcacaggctccggacgcgcaggctcagcggccatggctcatgggcccagccgctccacagcatgtgggatcttcccggaccggggcacgaacccatgtcccctgcatcggcaggcggactctcaaccactgcgccaccagggaagccctcattcattCTTAAAGCACTTCTTTTAAGCTATCTATCTACATTCATTTCTGCCCACCTCTATTCCACTCCTATGTCTCTGATTTTTAGTAAAACACATTGGATGTTTCACCATCATAACCCACTCAGCATGCCCATTCCCAATAGCACCACTCTTCTTTTAGGCTCTTGAGCTCAATACCAAGCAGTTATCTTTGAttcattcagttcttctgcccttTAAATGCTCCAAGACACCTAGTTATATTTACTATGCCTGGTATCATCTCAGACCATCACCTGGGACCTTGGTAAAACTGCAAATTCTCAGACCCTACCCCAGACCTACAAAATCAGAAACAATGAGTGTGGAGCCCAGTGATCTCTTAACCAGCTCTCCGGGTTATTCTGATACACACTAAAACCTGAGAACCATTGATTTAAGGCAGCATAGGTGAATGTGGAGCAAGTGCTCAATTTGCTTAACaagttttttccaatatttttccccaaatattcagaatttttttccaaaaagctcAAGAACATACAAGAATATCCACTTTAAGGAAAAGATAAAGCCAATCTCATCCAAGACTGACTGAATTTCATCATAACGTAAGGTCAGGACATTCTAGAACAGTTTTGTCCAATAAAACTTATTGCAACtagtggaatgttctatatctgtgctgtccaatatggtagccactagccacatatggctgTATTGAGCCatacttgaaatatggctagtgcaaccgaggaactgaatttttaagtctaatttaaatgaattttaatggccatgtggctagtggctactgtaatgGACTCTGCAGATCTAGAAGCGTAGacactagaaaaactaaagactACCCAGTCTCACTATGATCAGTGTTTCATCATTTGTGCCTTATGTCTAGACCAAAGATTGTTTCTCCAGTCAGATATGTGTTAACCAAAGAGTTTCTGAAGTTatggaaataaatttcaaatactGCAATTAAAGCTGTCCAACAATCTCCAAAAATCCTACCACTGATGGTTTTTCCGCAAAAGCAGGACACACACTTGACAAAGATGTCAGCAAAAGGACAACTGAATGAACTCTGATGGCCAACTCTGAGAACATATGAGTTTAAGCCTCTTTTCCACTCTATCTTCCTGACATAGCTCCTTGCTAGATGATTAGAGGTATATTTGAGGATGATCTGAAGAACTCAAGGTTTGTGAAACAGAGGTTTAACTTTTGAAATTGCCTCACCATGTTACCCATCCTACCCTCCAAAAAACACCTACACAACAAACACACCCAGTGTCTCAACTAACTTCACGGCACTTTGGGCTTTGAAATTAGTCCAGCCCATAGAATATACCTCTCTTCTAGCCTCTGATACCCCTCTCCATGATTACAGTTTACAGAACAATTGTTTATTCAGGAGACCGTAAACCCACATACGTGCTGTAGAAAAAAACCCTTAAGCTCTAGACCTGGTTCTGGTTGAGGTTGAGTTCGATGACCTGCAGCTCCTGCACTGTGTCAGGTATGCTCCGAATTTGGTTCTTGGAGAGATCCACTACATCCAGGTGCCGTAGGTTACAAAGTTGGGATGGTAGTGCTCTCAGCTGGTTCCCAGAGAGGCTCAGGGTCTTAAGGGCAGATAGTTGCCCAAAAGTAGATGGCAGCTCTCTCAAGTGATTGTTGTTTAGGCTTAGTGTCTCTAGTTTTTTCAGATTGCATAACTCATCAGGAAGGACAGCtggcaaagaaaaatttaaaaacctgaatCCAATACAGCTGAAAAACACCTTTGATGAAGTTTACAAAAACTATACGGCAGTCTGTTATGCCTCTTGTTAATATACATAGGCATTTCACATGTTGTGCCATTTTTAAGTATTGCATTTTTACCAACATCGTCTTCAGAAGGTGAGGGTGCCATCAAAATTCAGGAAAGCATTATGTGTATAATAGGCTCCTTTTGTGAAGGGGCCACTGCACAATCCCACAGCAATTTTGTGGGATTTGGAAGGCCCTCTCCTTCCCATCCCATCCGCCCTTCCAAATTAGCAGCAAAGTTAGCTCTGCTTACATTACACCCCAAAGATGGTCCCTTTCAAGTCCAAATTAACCTCCTACCAATCATTACACCAGGAGAGGAGGCTTATATATGTAATTACAAGAGATAGAAAGCTTCAAGGACTCTGACATTCTTCTGCATCTTGAGCTCCTGAACAGTTTCATAACAACAAAAATCagcttgtaagaaaaaaaaacacccttctttttcttttttaagattctgataCATTTATTTGAAAACCAGTTTAATAACATTATAATCGTACTCCACACTCTATTCCAAGAGAAAAACCACCCTTCTTAACAGCTGATAACTAGCAAAATTCCCAGGCGCAAAAGCCATACTCAGTTTGTTGTTGTTCAAGGACAGGCTCTTCAGCAGAGTGAACTTCCCTATAATCATAGGCGGTAGACTCTCGATCTTGTTGTTGGACAAGTCGATGGTCCTGAGATTGCTTGTCAGCTTCTGCAACTCTGAGGGGAACTGAAGAAAGGGGCTCTCAGCGCGGAGAATCCCTTACCTATTAACTTCACCGCCCGCCGTCCCTCTCCCTTTACATTCCCTTGGTCGGATCCCTCCCAGTCTCACCTCGGTCAGCCCACGGTCCTTAAGCTGAAAGACACCAGTTTTCTGCGCGGTTTCCACATGAGCGCGGAGGGCACTGTTTCCCATCCTAGCGCCAAGGCTCGGGTCTCTGCGGGAAAGAAGAGCACTGTCACCACTCGGCCCTGCACCCAGCCACCCCGTCGGCCTCCCGGCTAGGTCTCAAGCTCCAGCTGTCACCTCCTGCCGATCCCTGGATCTTGGGGGCCAGCTCAAGAGTggcaaggaagaaagggaagaacacCAGGCCCCACCGCTTTTGCAGCTGTTCCAAGGCTAGACGCCGCTAGGAGCCTACAGAGGATCAGGGATCCCCGAACTCGCCTCCTACCCCTCCGCTCACAGCCGGCTCCGCAGGGGAGGACCCGGGACCCGCGCTCGCCTGGGATGCGCTCCCTAGGCTTCCGCCGGGTCGGAAACGCCCTGTGACGTCATCGAGCCGCGCGGTGCGTTCCGCTCACTCTCCGCGCCACCCGGAAAGGCGGCTGCCAGCCATGGCTGAGGCGAAACCTTGGGACCCGGCGTCCGAGCCAAACGCTGCGGGGCTACTGCTGGGACATTTCGTAGCTTCGGGGTTGGTTACTCAGGTGCGTGGTGGGCGACGTCGTCATTAAGGGGGTGCCCACGGTGGCGACAGAAGATAGCTGTGAGGTGGTGGTGCTGGCTGCGGGAGTGGGTGGGAGGGTGCTGGCTGGGGGCTGTTCTAGAGTCGGGGCCGATGGAGCTCCTTGTAGGCAGCAGAAGTGACTGGTCCGCGGTGGGTTCTGCAAAAGCGGGGCTCTAAGGAGATGGTGTTTCAAGTGTCTGGCAGGCGAGTTTTCCCAGGTCAGTTCTTGGGCGGTAATAAAGACTAGTGTTACCCGCCTTTTTTCATCCAGTGATACCGCCTCTAGATTGTAATCGGTGGCGGGGTTGGGAAATAACGGGTAGGTGGTTAAAACATACGTTCCCAAAGAACGCTCGTTTGTGTGAAATATTGAAGCATTACGGGAGGCGCCGGGTACAGGAGAGCGCCAAGGGAAGCACGCATCTTTAAAGGCCGGGGGGGGGACAAAAAAACATTGGTGAAAAAGACCCGGGAGACCTTGGAACATGATTGGAGGAAGGAATTAATtttgagaaggagagaagagggagattaGCCAAGGGGTGGTAGTTTTAGGTTCAGCGGGAAGAGCATGTTCATAGGCCAAAGGGAACAAGCCAACAGAGGGAGAAATTGAAGATGTGAGGGAATAATGGAATAGAAATGGCAGATGTGACAAGGGAATGGGAGAAGgttgagagaagggaaagaaaatttgAGACAATGAGGAAGTTGAGGAATTTCACTAAAAAGGCAactgagaaaaatagaaaaggtaaAACCATCTACAGAGATTAGCACTATGCACATGATGAAAGATTTATGAAAAATAGACAACTTTTTATACCTAGAAGAGTCATTAGAGAATTCTATCTACTTACAGTAATTTTAAGATGCAGAAACTAAGACCTGAGGAGACCAAGAAACGTGTCCAGGGCCACTCAACTAGTGAAGTAGAGTTAGATCCCAGAGCTCTCCCTTTTCTGACACATTatatcatctctaaaatgaactgtaatagatgatagatactgTAACACTATCTTGAAAGAGTTTAAACGTCTGTTGAAGGACTTTTCTAGATTACTTGAAGACCTAGCAGCCAGACCttatggatttggggggaaaCAAGGGGTAGGAATGAATGCGTTGGAAAATAGGCAAAACATAACCACAGCACTCCCCAGTTCTCACCTTCCTCACttctctcctgtgttttcttgctACCAGATTACCTAGTGCTCTCACCTGTATTGTCCAGTTCTGTAACAAAGTAATTTGGTAAATTCATACTATAAGACATTTGGGACTGAGAATTGGGCTGTGGGTTGTCTTTGGGACGATCTTCATAGTGTCCTTCAAGTAACACTAATGAGACAGATACCTGTTTTGTCAATCCATAGCTTCATAAGACCTTGttatagggacttccttggtggtgcagtggttaagaatccgcctgccaatgcaggggacaggggttcgaccccctggtctgggaagatcccacatgccatggagcaactaagcccgtgagccacaactactgagcccaggtgccacaactactgaagcccgtgcacctagagcccatgctccgcaacaagagaagccagagcaatgagaagcccgcacaccccattgaagagtagaccccgctcgccgcaactagagaaagcccgtgcacagcaacaaagacccaatgcagccataaacaaataaataagtaaataaatgttttttaaaaagaccttctTATAATCTTACTGCACAGCTAGGCCCAGTGAGGAAACTTTGAAGATTTGTAGCATGATTTTACTTTAAGCAAACTTTACATATAAAAAACCTATTTTTATTACAAGGATTTATCATTGATTCTTTCAAAATGATGTATTATATGATCCCTTTAAGCAGTCCATCCCTTAAGTGCACATCCTCCCATGTGAATTAAAAATTGAGTGATGCCTAAAATTGTGATGTGATATGATACAACTCTTATAGAAAATGTTGTTtgtttcagctttgttctttttttaaaacatatttatttatttaggctcccttgggtcttagttgcagcacacgggatctttagttgaggcatgcaaactcttagttgtggcatgcatgcaggatctagttccctgaccagggatcaaacccaggccccctgcattgggagcatgaagtcttacccactggaccaccagggaagtcccagttactGAGCATTTATAATGTTTAGTTCTTTCTGTCTGGAATACCTTTTCCTTCCCATCCATCATGAGCTTGTTAAGGGCAGAGAGCTTGTTTCATTCATCCTTGAATCTTCTATTGcctaactcaataaatgttataaaattgatTATCATCAGTCAGCAAACATTTGCTATGAAGGGCCAGAGCATAAGTATTTGAGGCTTTTAGGTCCATAGGGTCGCAACTAGGCTGTTGTAGTATGAAAACAACATGAGATAATAAGTAAATGAACGAGTGAAGTTgaatttcaataaaactttatttctggaccctgaaatttgaatttcatataattttcatgtgtcacaatgtttttcttttgattttttttctccaacaattaagaaatataaaaaccattcttagcccTTAAGCTATACAAAAACAGGCAATGGGTGCATTTAGTTCATAGGCTGTAGCTTCCCAATCCCTGGCCTATATGATATCTGAAGTTCTTTCCTGTGCTAACATtctagagaagaaaagaggataGAAAAAATTATAGATGAAGCCAAGGGATGAACAAGATAATATTCTTATTCTGAGATAACCTGCAATTTAAGAAAGCAGTATAATATAGAATGAAAGGATAAAAAGGAGGTGGGGGGTAGGCTTTTTCAAGGAATAATTATGCCTGGACAAAACATTCCTTTATCTAAGAGAGGGAGAATGCGGAAAGAGACAGTATGAATGACTTGTAACCAATAGAGGTCATTTAATGAATCAGGTGAATGATTCCATAGCTCAGGAAGTGTTTAATTTTAGCCCCAGGAAGGTCTGATAGACTAGGTCATTTGTGTAGAAGTGATTCTCCAACAATTTCAACTTTAGAATTTTTTGGTAAGCTATCAGCAATGCCAGTCTATTGTGCGTGATGCCTTAAGAAATAGTACAAagtgattttcttctttgtttttcttatttttaaaatattaa
Above is a genomic segment from Pseudorca crassidens isolate mPseCra1 chromosome 1, mPseCra1.hap1, whole genome shotgun sequence containing:
- the LRRC57 gene encoding leucine-rich repeat-containing protein 57, producing the protein MGNSALRAHVETAQKTGVFQLKDRGLTEFPSELQKLTSNLRTIDLSNNKIESLPPMIIGKFTLLKSLSLNNNKLTVLPDELCNLKKLETLSLNNNHLRELPSTFGQLSALKTLSLSGNQLRALPSQLCNLRHLDVVDLSKNQIRSIPDTVQELQVIELNLNQNQIAQISVKISCCPRLKVLRLEENCLELSMLPQSILSDSQICLLAVEGNLFEIKKLRELEGYDKYMERFTATKKKFA